From one Phocaeicola salanitronis DSM 18170 genomic stretch:
- a CDS encoding FAD-dependent oxidoreductase, which yields MKILIVGGVAGGATAAARIRRNTEEAEIILFEKGAYISYANCGLPYYIGGVIEERERLFVQTPEAFGKRFNIDVRTLSEVTAIDRERKEVTVRTAEGKVYRESYDKLLLSPGASPVRPPLKGIDSEGIFTLRNVTDTDRIKRYLDEKQVKRAAIVGGGFIGLEMAENLVHAGVEVSVVEMADQVMGPIDYSMASLVHEHLMQKGVKLYLGQAVEAFERTDAGLGVTFKSGIRLQVDMVILSIGVRAETRLASEAGLKLGEMKGIYVNEYLQTSDEAVYAVGDAIEFPHPVTGKPWLNFLAGPANRQARIVADNIVFGNKAVYEGSIGTSIAKVFDMTVASAGLPAKRLKQMGIAYLSSMTHSASHAGYYPGALQMAVKVVFSPQDGKLYGAQIVGYDGVDKRIDEFALVIKQGGTVYDLTRLEHAYAPPFSSAKDPVAIAGYVAGNILSGKMTPLYWRELRDADLSRVTLVDVRTQDEFELGAIPGAVNMPLDELREHLDEIPRDKPVWVYCGVGLRGYLASNILKGHGFKEVRNLVGGIKTYKAAVTPVELPSEGTPCVSAGGEEDSGTDMQPDKVIKVNACGVQCPGPILKLKQGIEALQPGQCLEVSATDAGFPRDAEAWCRTTGNRFLSKTEENGVYRVRIEKAQAVPAVGQKTAVGGKGKTFILFSDDLDKTLATFVLANGAAATGEKVTVFFTFWGLNAIKKEQKPKVRKDIFGKMFGMMLPSDSRKLKLSKMNMGGIGSKMMRYVMKQKGVDSLESLRQQAIANGVEFIACQMSMDVMGIKREELLDCVTIGGVATYMDRAGEANMNLFI from the coding sequence ATGAAGATTCTTATTGTAGGAGGAGTAGCGGGAGGAGCCACAGCAGCTGCCCGCATCCGTAGAAATACCGAAGAAGCCGAAATTATCCTGTTCGAGAAAGGAGCTTATATTTCGTATGCCAATTGTGGATTACCTTATTATATAGGTGGGGTTATCGAGGAACGCGAACGGCTTTTTGTACAGACGCCCGAAGCGTTCGGGAAGCGGTTTAACATCGATGTGCGCACGCTTTCGGAAGTGACGGCTATCGACCGGGAGCGGAAGGAAGTGACGGTCCGTACTGCCGAGGGGAAGGTGTATCGGGAAAGCTATGACAAACTCTTGCTTTCGCCGGGGGCGTCGCCCGTGCGTCCGCCTTTGAAAGGTATCGATTCGGAAGGCATCTTTACCTTGCGGAATGTAACCGATACCGACCGTATCAAGCGATACTTGGACGAAAAGCAGGTGAAACGCGCGGCGATTGTAGGCGGAGGCTTTATCGGGTTGGAGATGGCGGAAAACCTGGTGCATGCCGGGGTAGAGGTCTCGGTGGTAGAGATGGCAGACCAGGTGATGGGACCTATCGACTATTCGATGGCTTCGCTGGTGCACGAACATTTGATGCAAAAAGGGGTGAAGCTGTATTTAGGGCAGGCGGTAGAGGCGTTCGAACGGACAGATGCGGGCTTGGGAGTGACCTTCAAGTCGGGTATCCGCTTGCAGGTGGATATGGTGATATTGTCTATCGGAGTGCGTGCCGAAACGCGCCTTGCCTCGGAAGCAGGATTGAAGCTGGGCGAGATGAAAGGCATTTATGTAAATGAATATCTGCAGACTTCGGATGAGGCTGTTTATGCCGTGGGGGATGCGATAGAGTTTCCGCATCCCGTTACGGGAAAGCCGTGGCTGAATTTTCTTGCCGGTCCGGCAAACCGTCAGGCACGCATCGTGGCGGACAACATCGTATTCGGGAACAAGGCAGTGTATGAAGGTTCCATAGGTACGTCCATAGCCAAGGTGTTCGATATGACCGTGGCATCTGCCGGATTGCCTGCCAAGCGTTTGAAGCAAATGGGAATTGCTTACCTTTCTTCTATGACGCATTCGGCTTCTCATGCCGGTTATTATCCGGGTGCGTTGCAAATGGCGGTTAAAGTAGTCTTTTCGCCCCAAGACGGAAAGCTGTACGGGGCGCAGATAGTAGGATATGACGGGGTAGACAAACGGATTGACGAGTTTGCCCTGGTTATCAAGCAAGGCGGAACAGTGTACGACCTGACCCGGCTGGAACATGCGTATGCACCTCCTTTTTCTTCGGCAAAAGACCCGGTGGCAATAGCCGGTTACGTAGCCGGAAATATCCTGAGCGGAAAGATGACACCGCTGTATTGGCGCGAATTGAGGGATGCCGACCTGAGTCGGGTGACTTTGGTGGATGTGCGTACCCAAGATGAATTTGAGTTAGGAGCCATTCCGGGGGCTGTTAATATGCCGTTGGATGAATTGCGGGAGCATCTGGACGAGATACCGCGGGATAAGCCGGTGTGGGTGTATTGCGGTGTAGGATTGCGAGGCTATCTGGCAAGCAATATCCTGAAAGGCCATGGATTTAAAGAGGTGCGCAATCTGGTCGGAGGCATTAAGACGTATAAGGCTGCCGTGACACCGGTAGAATTGCCTTCGGAAGGCACCCCTTGTGTTTCGGCTGGCGGGGAAGAAGATTCTGGAACGGATATGCAGCCAGATAAGGTGATAAAGGTCAATGCATGCGGCGTGCAGTGCCCCGGACCGATACTGAAGCTGAAGCAAGGAATAGAAGCGTTGCAGCCCGGACAATGTCTGGAGGTAAGTGCTACTGATGCCGGATTTCCACGTGATGCAGAAGCGTGGTGCCGTACGACAGGTAATCGTTTCCTTTCGAAAACGGAAGAAAACGGAGTGTATCGGGTGCGGATAGAGAAAGCCCAGGCGGTTCCTGCCGTAGGACAGAAAACGGCAGTTGGCGGGAAAGGCAAAACTTTTATTCTTTTCAGTGATGACCTTGATAAAACTTTAGCTACTTTTGTACTCGCAAACGGAGCGGCTGCTACGGGTGAGAAGGTGACCGTCTTCTTTACGTTTTGGGGACTGAATGCCATTAAGAAGGAACAAAAGCCGAAGGTACGGAAGGATATTTTCGGCAAGATGTTCGGCATGATGCTGCCTTCTGATTCGCGGAAGCTGAAGCTCTCGAAAATGAATATGGGCGGAATCGGTTCGAAGATGATGCGGTATGTCATGAAGCAAAAGGGAGTGGACTCGCTCGAATCGCTCCGCCAGCAAGCCATTGCCAACGGGGTGGAGTTCATAGCTTGCCAGATGTCGATGGACGTGATGGGAATAAAGCGTGAGGAACTGCTCGACTGTGTGACGATAGGTGGCGTGGCGACCTATATGGACCGTGCCGGTGAGGCAAATATGAATCTGTTTATTTGA
- a CDS encoding DUF5053 domain-containing protein encodes MEKNLKQELELLRDELGTPAFDERLDRMEGVYTSEEDKKLIGEYVSLMLEDIGTGVDEVNKGLETLQVVKSISDMISFKYIAETYFKKSKAWFSQRLNGNVVHGKVCRFTDEEMQTLRFALQDISKKIGSLSI; translated from the coding sequence ATGGAGAAGAATTTGAAACAAGAACTGGAGTTGTTACGTGATGAGCTTGGCACACCTGCTTTTGACGAACGTTTGGATCGTATGGAAGGTGTATATACATCGGAAGAAGATAAAAAACTAATCGGTGAGTATGTGTCATTGATGTTGGAAGACATAGGAACAGGAGTGGATGAAGTTAATAAAGGGCTTGAGACCTTGCAGGTGGTTAAAAGCATTTCAGACATGATTTCATTCAAATATATCGCTGAAACTTATTTTAAAAAGTCGAAGGCATGGTTCTCGCAACGGTTGAACGGTAATGTGGTGCACGGCAAGGTGTGTCGTTTTACGGATGAAGAAATGCAGACGCTTCGTTTTGCCTTGCAAGATATCAGCAAAAAAATAGGCTCTCTTTCCATTTAG
- a CDS encoding SusC/RagA family TonB-linked outer membrane protein, which yields MKQLLFLCCFTLISLCGFSQQITVKGIVTSASDNLGLIGATVQIKGTTTGTITGLDGDYTLDNVASDAVLVFSSIGYETQEIPVNGRTTINLVMKESTELLDEVVVIGYGAVKKSDLTSSISTVKSEDITQTVTGNAMDALQGKVNGVQVTSAGSPGATPKVLIRGVTTVNGSDPLYVVDGMPISGNINFLNSNDIESMQVLKDASAAAIYGTRASNGVILITTKKGKAGQTRVNFTASVGFQTISKPNVAGPSEYKDVYNTRYTNDGLVSNWNDTGATTNPGGTDWWDTVVNKAALTQNYSLSVSGGTDKLVYNFSLGYYRSNSQFDVGYWDKLNARLNTEYTFNKYVKFGFDIAPRMESWDDTPNQFSSAMSMDPTTPVFRPEDQWEDNVYNNYQRSYNNQTWNPAGSIARANDHSREMGAIINTYLQINPIEKLTLRTQFGANAHYRRTDHFVPQFYMDALEKQDLSDISRQSQEWLDWNWTNTATYIDTFAEKHNLNVMAGFTAERYAWYNVKATRDNVPNNLDQMQEVNAGDPTTAEGFGETTFNTLVSFLGRVMYNYDNRYYISASLRADGSSRFPKGNKYALFPAVSASWRITAEEFMQDQEIFNDLKLRGGWGRVGNQAIDNDATVTLLDQTQYAYGGSITNGYFVSSIGNTDLKWETVEDWNVGIDMSLLNSRLGVTFEYFQKKSKDMLYQKQTPLYIGYPNWNSTVWMNIGSMQARGWELGLSWRDQIGKDFSYDIGVNLSAVRNKAIKFSGDGPIYTGGFNSDSIIRNEDGGLISRFYGYVADGLFQNWEEVYAHTDEHGTLIQPDAQPGDIRFKDLDHNGVLDANDKAFIGNPYPDLMMGINIGLRYKRIDFAANFYGTFGNDIFNITKGLYSGANGQNVWAGTLQEAWHGEGTSNDIPRLSYSDLNLNYNRVSSFYVEDGSYMRCKLLQIGYTLPEKWVGGSQLRISFSAQNPFTITGYSGMDPERPMADGTTDSSGSVINTGIDNTAYPNPRTFLFGIDFKF from the coding sequence ATGAAACAACTATTATTTTTATGCTGCTTTACGCTGATTAGTCTTTGTGGATTTTCCCAACAGATTACGGTGAAAGGTATTGTGACCTCGGCAAGCGACAATTTGGGACTTATCGGAGCCACGGTACAGATTAAAGGTACAACCACAGGTACCATTACAGGATTGGACGGTGACTATACATTAGATAATGTAGCATCGGATGCCGTATTGGTATTCTCCTCTATCGGTTACGAAACACAGGAAATACCGGTCAACGGACGCACCACCATCAATTTGGTGATGAAAGAATCTACCGAGCTGCTGGACGAAGTCGTAGTCATCGGTTACGGTGCCGTAAAGAAGAGCGACTTGACCAGTTCTATCTCTACCGTAAAGAGCGAAGACATCACCCAGACCGTTACGGGCAATGCCATGGATGCGTTGCAAGGTAAGGTAAACGGTGTGCAAGTAACCAGTGCCGGTAGTCCGGGTGCTACTCCGAAAGTCCTGATCCGTGGTGTCACCACCGTCAACGGTTCCGACCCGCTCTACGTAGTAGACGGTATGCCGATTAGCGGCAACATCAACTTCCTGAACAGCAACGACATCGAATCGATGCAGGTATTGAAGGACGCTTCCGCAGCCGCTATCTACGGTACACGTGCATCAAACGGTGTAATCCTGATTACCACCAAGAAAGGAAAAGCCGGACAAACCCGTGTGAACTTTACCGCTTCGGTAGGTTTCCAGACCATTTCGAAACCCAACGTAGCCGGTCCTTCCGAATACAAAGACGTGTATAACACCCGTTATACCAACGACGGACTGGTTTCGAACTGGAACGACACGGGTGCAACGACCAATCCGGGCGGAACAGACTGGTGGGATACCGTAGTCAACAAGGCTGCCTTGACCCAAAACTATTCGCTAAGCGTATCGGGTGGTACCGACAAATTGGTGTACAACTTCAGCTTGGGTTACTACCGCAGCAATTCTCAGTTTGACGTAGGTTATTGGGACAAGCTGAATGCCCGCTTGAATACCGAATACACCTTTAATAAATATGTGAAATTCGGATTCGACATTGCTCCGCGTATGGAATCATGGGATGATACGCCGAACCAGTTCTCTTCTGCCATGTCGATGGACCCAACAACTCCGGTATTCCGTCCCGAAGACCAATGGGAAGACAATGTGTACAACAACTACCAGCGTTCGTACAACAACCAGACATGGAACCCTGCCGGTTCGATTGCACGTGCGAATGATCACTCACGCGAAATGGGTGCCATTATCAACACCTATTTGCAGATTAACCCGATAGAAAAGCTGACCTTGCGCACCCAGTTCGGTGCCAACGCACACTACCGCCGCACCGACCACTTCGTGCCGCAATTTTATATGGATGCTTTGGAAAAACAAGACTTGAGCGATATTTCCCGCCAGTCGCAAGAATGGCTGGACTGGAACTGGACCAATACGGCGACATACATCGATACCTTTGCCGAGAAGCATAACCTCAACGTGATGGCAGGTTTCACCGCAGAACGCTATGCATGGTACAATGTAAAGGCAACCCGCGACAACGTGCCCAATAACTTGGACCAGATGCAAGAAGTGAATGCCGGTGACCCGACCACAGCAGAAGGTTTTGGTGAAACGACCTTCAACACACTGGTTTCTTTCTTGGGACGTGTGATGTATAACTACGACAACCGTTACTACATCTCTGCATCCCTCCGTGCCGATGGTTCTTCACGTTTCCCGAAAGGAAATAAATACGCTCTCTTCCCGGCTGTATCTGCATCGTGGCGTATCACAGCTGAAGAATTTATGCAAGATCAGGAAATCTTCAACGACCTGAAACTCCGTGGAGGTTGGGGACGCGTAGGTAACCAAGCCATTGATAACGATGCTACTGTAACATTACTTGACCAAACCCAATATGCTTACGGTGGAAGCATCACGAACGGTTATTTCGTTTCATCAATCGGTAACACAGACCTGAAATGGGAAACCGTAGAAGACTGGAACGTAGGTATCGACATGTCATTGTTGAACTCACGCCTGGGCGTTACCTTCGAATACTTCCAAAAGAAGTCAAAAGACATGTTGTATCAGAAACAAACTCCGCTGTACATCGGTTATCCGAACTGGAACAGTACCGTATGGATGAACATCGGCAGCATGCAAGCTCGCGGTTGGGAATTGGGACTGAGCTGGCGCGACCAAATCGGCAAAGACTTCTCGTATGACATCGGTGTCAACCTGTCTGCCGTACGCAACAAAGCCATCAAGTTCTCGGGTGACGGTCCGATTTATACCGGAGGTTTCAACAGCGACTCTATCATCCGCAACGAAGACGGCGGTCTGATTTCACGCTTCTATGGATATGTAGCCGACGGCTTGTTCCAAAACTGGGAAGAAGTGTACGCACATACCGATGAACACGGGACGTTGATTCAACCGGACGCACAACCGGGTGACATCCGTTTCAAAGACTTGGACCACAACGGCGTATTGGATGCCAATGATAAGGCATTTATCGGCAATCCGTATCCCGACCTGATGATGGGTATCAACATCGGTCTGCGCTACAAACGCATTGATTTTGCCGCTAACTTCTACGGCACTTTCGGAAATGATATTTTCAATATCACCAAAGGCTTGTATTCAGGTGCTAACGGTCAGAACGTATGGGCAGGCACTTTGCAAGAAGCATGGCACGGAGAAGGCACCAGCAACGACATTCCGCGCCTGTCGTACAGTGACCTGAACTTGAACTACAACCGTGTATCCAGCTTTTACGTAGAAGACGGTTCATACATGCGTTGCAAATTGCTGCAGATTGGCTATACCTTGCCCGAAAAATGGGTAGGCGGTTCTCAACTGCGCATTTCGTTCTCGGCTCAGAATCCGTTTACCATCACCGGTTATTCGGGTATGGACCCCGAACGTCCGATGGCAGACGGTACCACTGATAGTTCTGGTAGCGTAATCAATACCGGTATCGATAACACCGCTTATCCGAATCCGCGTACATTCTTGTTCGGCATTGACTTTAAATTTTAA
- a CDS encoding RagB/SusD family nutrient uptake outer membrane protein: MKHLLSILTLGAALTFTSCEDFLTEEVRGQLNLDSYFTTVEECESYITGCYQDITCGGWWQINTVWLLSEMCCDDAWMGNTTQSQSDYISLAHYQGNGASNGPISNFWQYRYKGILRCNVAINQISQVDVTDTQLRDQLVGEARFLRGYFYFELVRNFGGVPLITDFLQPEDVTNIPRSSTEEVYKFIEEDLLAASEVLPESYEAAKVGRATKGAALGLLGKVYLYQEKWQEAHDVLKTVIDSGVYDLLPEFGQVWDVEYDNSIESLFEVQYEYHATLALGGSLATVTGARNGPGDGWSWCLPTANLEQAFIDAGDTVRLKWTIITAGCTEIAGENRFNEFVENNSTVANAQDLIEEYGWDPNCYIIDPSQHKSPRVIRKYFLPLEDRPEVYNTDKSPLNHRILRFADVLLMYAEACNELGQDGDAQEALNRVRTRAKLPAVTTTGHQLRDAIRQERRLELAFEQNRLYDIRRWKDDSGQPVIASILGPNGSFVQWNLNEATRDPLEWENQGESSDKGSTFQLNRDLVFPIPLNEITMSNGVLEQNPGWN, encoded by the coding sequence ATGAAACATTTACTTAGCATATTAACATTGGGTGCCGCGCTGACTTTCACCTCGTGTGAAGACTTTCTGACTGAAGAAGTGCGCGGACAATTAAACCTGGATTCCTACTTTACGACAGTAGAAGAATGCGAATCATACATTACGGGATGTTACCAAGATATAACCTGTGGAGGATGGTGGCAAATCAATACAGTATGGCTACTTTCTGAAATGTGTTGCGACGATGCCTGGATGGGAAACACCACCCAAAGCCAAAGCGACTATATCTCATTGGCACACTACCAAGGTAACGGTGCCAGCAACGGCCCTATCTCCAATTTCTGGCAATACCGCTACAAAGGCATCTTACGTTGCAATGTTGCCATTAACCAAATCAGTCAAGTAGATGTGACCGATACCCAATTACGTGACCAACTGGTCGGTGAAGCCCGCTTCTTACGCGGATATTTCTACTTTGAATTGGTAAGAAACTTCGGCGGTGTGCCTTTGATAACCGATTTCTTACAGCCGGAAGACGTAACCAATATACCGCGTTCTTCAACAGAAGAAGTTTATAAATTTATCGAAGAAGACTTACTTGCCGCTTCAGAAGTCCTTCCGGAAAGCTATGAGGCAGCAAAAGTGGGACGTGCTACTAAGGGAGCCGCTTTAGGCTTGTTAGGGAAAGTTTATCTATACCAAGAAAAATGGCAAGAAGCTCACGATGTATTGAAAACCGTCATCGATTCAGGTGTTTACGATTTATTGCCTGAATTCGGTCAAGTATGGGATGTGGAATACGACAACAGCATCGAAAGCCTGTTCGAGGTACAATATGAATATCATGCGACTTTAGCTTTAGGAGGTTCGCTTGCCACTGTAACCGGTGCACGTAACGGACCTGGTGACGGCTGGAGCTGGTGCTTACCTACTGCTAATTTGGAACAAGCTTTTATTGATGCAGGCGATACGGTACGCTTGAAATGGACCATCATCACAGCTGGTTGTACCGAAATTGCCGGAGAAAATCGTTTCAATGAATTCGTAGAGAACAATTCTACCGTGGCCAATGCACAAGATCTGATAGAAGAATATGGTTGGGATCCTAATTGCTACATTATCGACCCCTCCCAACATAAGTCTCCGCGCGTAATCCGCAAGTATTTCTTGCCGCTTGAAGACCGTCCGGAAGTCTACAATACCGACAAGAGCCCGCTGAATCACCGTATTCTGCGCTTTGCCGATGTATTGCTGATGTATGCCGAAGCCTGCAACGAATTGGGACAGGACGGCGATGCACAAGAAGCATTGAACCGCGTACGTACCCGTGCCAAACTTCCGGCTGTTACAACTACAGGACATCAACTTCGCGATGCCATCCGCCAGGAACGCCGTCTGGAACTTGCTTTCGAACAAAACCGTCTGTATGACATCCGCCGCTGGAAAGACGATAGCGGCCAGCCGGTAATCGCCAGCATCCTCGGTCCGAACGGAAGCTTTGTACAATGGAACTTGAACGAAGCAACCCGTGACCCGCTGGAATGGGAAAACCAGGGTGAATCCAGTGACAAAGGCAGCACATTCCAACTGAACCGTGACCTTGTGTTCCCGATTCCGTTGAATGAAATTACGATGTCAAACGGTGTACTTGAACAAAATCCGGGATGGAACTAA
- a CDS encoding glycoside hydrolase, producing MKLKLLLFSTLLINFSACSDAETLPQQGGEEEEPDTPSASVEKTVTINAGQTFQTIKGFAASDCWTPAFVGKYWTNNRNEIAELLFSSEIADGQPKGIGLSMWRVNMGGGSMEQGDESGISNVSRRAESYLNDDLTLDWTRCEGQRYFMEQAKELGCDQFVLFSNTPPVQYTKNGKGFSSEGNQSNLKEDCYDDFAAYMADVAAHYTSEGYNITHISPINEPQFSWNDGGQEGSPWTNDEAAHLLRELDNALTERGLSTDILPGEAAEWTYLYTTKDDPNRSKVIEAFFEPSSSAYIGDLTHVKNLIGGHSYWTDGTWDGMRNARERMAQTAGQYGLEVWQTEWSMLGDNYSSTEFGSYDTATTMDIALYMSRVIHNDLTVAGVTSWSYWTSMDISQWGQKDRFLLISLIPNGWTGDGGDTGLLRNGGSYQAMPTLWVLGNYSRFIRPGYRRIAMELSESMNFFGSAWISPEADKIVAVYTNYSNKGVRLNETQEGWNGEVASITTYTTTQDKNLKEKTYATDEKVTLDAESVTTVVYTLK from the coding sequence ATGAAACTCAAACTACTTCTCTTTTCAACCTTACTAATCAACTTTTCAGCTTGCAGTGATGCCGAGACTCTTCCGCAACAAGGAGGAGAAGAAGAAGAGCCGGACACACCATCGGCAAGTGTGGAAAAAACGGTAACCATCAATGCCGGACAGACCTTTCAGACCATAAAGGGATTTGCCGCTTCCGACTGCTGGACACCTGCTTTTGTAGGCAAATATTGGACAAATAACCGGAATGAGATAGCCGAATTGCTTTTTTCTTCGGAAATCGCCGACGGACAGCCCAAGGGCATCGGACTCTCGATGTGGCGTGTCAACATGGGAGGCGGAAGCATGGAACAAGGAGACGAGAGCGGTATCTCGAACGTTTCACGCCGTGCCGAATCGTATCTGAACGATGACCTGACCTTAGACTGGACCCGTTGCGAAGGGCAACGCTATTTTATGGAACAGGCAAAAGAATTGGGTTGTGACCAATTCGTCTTGTTCAGCAATACCCCACCCGTGCAGTATACCAAGAACGGAAAAGGATTTTCATCGGAGGGCAACCAATCGAACCTGAAAGAAGACTGTTACGATGACTTTGCCGCTTACATGGCAGACGTAGCTGCCCACTACACCAGCGAAGGATACAATATCACCCACATATCTCCCATCAATGAACCGCAATTCAGTTGGAATGACGGCGGACAGGAAGGAAGCCCATGGACCAACGACGAAGCGGCACACTTGCTCCGTGAATTGGACAACGCATTGACCGAACGTGGTCTTTCTACTGACATCTTGCCCGGAGAAGCTGCCGAATGGACCTACCTCTATACGACCAAAGACGACCCCAACCGCAGCAAAGTGATAGAAGCCTTCTTCGAGCCAAGCTCATCGGCTTACATCGGGGACCTAACCCACGTAAAAAACCTGATAGGCGGACACAGTTACTGGACAGACGGCACATGGGACGGCATGCGGAATGCCCGCGAACGCATGGCACAAACTGCCGGACAATACGGGCTGGAAGTATGGCAAACCGAATGGAGTATGCTGGGAGACAACTACAGTTCTACCGAATTCGGCAGTTATGATACAGCCACAACCATGGATATTGCCCTCTATATGTCGCGCGTCATCCACAACGACCTGACCGTAGCCGGAGTGACTTCATGGAGTTATTGGACTTCGATGGATATCTCGCAATGGGGACAAAAAGACCGTTTCCTGCTTATTTCACTGATACCGAACGGATGGACCGGTGACGGAGGTGATACCGGACTGCTGCGTAACGGAGGAAGTTACCAAGCCATGCCTACCCTTTGGGTATTGGGCAACTACAGCCGCTTTATCCGTCCGGGATACCGCCGCATTGCCATGGAACTAAGCGAATCTATGAACTTCTTCGGTTCGGCATGGATATCGCCTGAGGCCGACAAGATAGTAGCCGTCTATACCAATTATTCCAATAAAGGTGTCCGGTTGAACGAAACCCAGGAAGGTTGGAACGGCGAGGTAGCTTCCATAACCACTTATACTACCACACAAGATAAGAACCTGAAAGAAAAAACTTATGCAACAGATGAAAAAGTAACGCTGGATGCGGAAAGTGTGACAACAGTAGTATATACATTGAAATAA